A window of Thermosynechococcus sp. NK55a contains these coding sequences:
- a CDS encoding chemotaxis signal transduction system methyl-accepting receptor, which produces MNETLKGTSKVHLAAATTLADLPYFSYQVSPETIAEEVAEQFQRDPELPGVLVVAGDRVIGMISKVKFFERMSQQFGRDLYLPRPIKLMPEIANPKVPPLVLMARTPVEEAVEQALNRPPAFVYEPIVVRTGKQLVLVDMRVVLIAQAQVLSRKNLFIQQQHLHTQQILESLRVEKERNQDYAKRLESELTRTQQMNEALEQQERSVREQAERIAQLNQRFISISQVLSERGQKAFQETFTGVNQITRHTAEVYRLSERLKRDVEIIDQATHQIAEITRQVKHLAVQAGLIANRSGQRTVGFDFITEAINKLANQVVVANQQVEEMANHFRHHIREVVQSTASGEKIARSLLSQVETTQQAIQELQTLLDAEGTAAAETEKEVLPTAVVA; this is translated from the coding sequence ATGAATGAGACACTAAAGGGCACATCCAAAGTTCACCTTGCCGCCGCCACCACCTTAGCAGACCTGCCCTATTTTTCCTATCAGGTTTCCCCCGAGACCATTGCCGAAGAGGTGGCTGAGCAATTTCAACGTGATCCTGAGCTACCAGGGGTCTTGGTGGTGGCGGGCGATCGCGTCATCGGCATGATCTCCAAGGTCAAGTTTTTTGAGCGCATGAGTCAGCAATTTGGCCGGGATCTATACTTGCCGCGCCCCATTAAGTTAATGCCGGAAATTGCCAATCCCAAAGTTCCTCCGCTTGTCTTGATGGCACGCACCCCCGTTGAAGAAGCTGTGGAGCAGGCCTTGAATCGCCCCCCTGCCTTTGTCTATGAACCCATTGTCGTGCGCACGGGCAAGCAACTGGTCTTGGTGGATATGCGGGTCGTCCTAATTGCCCAGGCTCAAGTCCTGAGTAGGAAAAATCTTTTTATTCAGCAGCAGCACCTCCACACCCAGCAAATCCTTGAGAGCCTAAGAGTGGAAAAAGAGCGCAACCAGGACTACGCCAAGCGCCTTGAAAGCGAGCTCACCCGCACTCAACAGATGAATGAAGCCCTAGAGCAGCAGGAGCGCTCTGTCCGTGAGCAAGCAGAGCGGATTGCTCAACTGAACCAACGGTTTATTTCCATCAGCCAAGTGCTCTCAGAGCGCGGCCAAAAGGCCTTTCAGGAAACCTTCACAGGGGTTAACCAAATTACCCGCCACACCGCGGAGGTCTATCGTCTCAGTGAAAGGCTGAAGCGGGACGTGGAAATTATTGACCAAGCCACCCATCAAATTGCCGAGATTACCCGTCAGGTGAAGCACCTTGCGGTGCAAGCGGGGTTGATTGCCAATCGCAGCGGCCAGCGGACGGTGGGCTTTGATTTTATTACTGAGGCAATTAACAAACTGGCCAACCAAGTGGTTGTTGCCAACCAGCAGGTGGAGGAAATGGCCAATCATTTTCGCCATCACATCCGCGAAGTGGTGCAGTCCACCGCCTCTGGCGAAAAAATCGCGCGATCGCTCCTCAGTCAAGTAGAAACGACTCAGCAAGCCATCCAAGAACTGCAAACCCTCCTGGATGCTGAGGGTACAGCCGCCGCCGAAACCGAGAAGGAAGTTCTGCCAACCGCTGTGGTTGCTT